Proteins encoded within one genomic window of Dyadobacter chenhuakuii:
- a CDS encoding DNA alkylation repair protein: MKLSSKADNILEQINSKTRLGDLRKIAKDIKKDHELALELWSTGRFLPRQLAILIMDNKRISQELINELDRDMQTHPSIERNQLIDWLMANQIHKDKKTTALIESWENSPSALQRRVFWYHQARLRWMGQIPPENTAELVTKIETNIPKEEPEVQWAMNLTAGWIGVYEKQYRDRCIAIGQNTGLYKGEMVSKGCTPNYLPEFIAIESKKRNL, encoded by the coding sequence ATGAAACTTTCTTCAAAAGCGGATAACATCCTGGAACAGATCAATAGTAAAACCAGACTAGGAGACTTACGGAAAATTGCTAAAGATATTAAAAAAGATCATGAGCTGGCTCTTGAACTATGGTCGACAGGGCGATTTTTGCCCAGGCAACTGGCCATTTTAATTATGGACAATAAGCGCATATCACAAGAGCTTATCAATGAACTTGACCGTGATATGCAAACCCATCCATCAATCGAGCGGAATCAATTGATAGACTGGTTAATGGCCAACCAAATCCATAAAGACAAGAAGACCACAGCGTTAATTGAATCTTGGGAAAATAGCCCGTCTGCTCTGCAAAGAAGAGTATTCTGGTACCATCAGGCGCGTTTGAGATGGATGGGACAAATTCCTCCTGAAAACACGGCGGAATTGGTGACCAAAATAGAAACCAACATTCCCAAAGAAGAACCGGAAGTTCAGTGGGCGATGAATTTAACCGCCGGCTGGATTGGCGTCTATGAAAAACAATATCGGGATCGGTGCATTGCCATCGGCCAGAACACTGGTCTCTATAAGGGGGAAATGGTATCAAAAGGCTGTACTCCAAATTATCTGCCTGAGTTCATAGCAATTGAAAGCAAAAAACGCAATCTATAA
- a CDS encoding ArsR/SmtB family transcription factor, protein MLKLATKWLYMVERRDVFQAIADPTRRMIIQRLSGGALNIGQIVDDFGITRQGIAKHLKVLHECGMVTLTQRGREQMCEARLDQLDEVADWVNESRKRWNQRFEKLDKFLADTKDSENEITG, encoded by the coding sequence GTGCTTAAATTAGCAACCAAATGGTTGTATATGGTAGAAAGAAGGGATGTTTTTCAAGCGATTGCCGACCCTACGCGACGAATGATCATTCAGCGGTTATCGGGTGGCGCATTGAATATTGGTCAGATTGTGGACGACTTTGGCATTACCCGCCAGGGCATTGCCAAACATCTGAAAGTGCTGCATGAATGCGGCATGGTCACGCTTACCCAGAGAGGGCGCGAGCAAATGTGTGAGGCGCGGCTGGATCAGTTGGATGAAGTGGCCGACTGGGTGAATGAGTCTCGCAAACGCTGGAATCAGCGATTCGAAAAGTTGGACAAATTTTTAGCAGATACAAAAGACAGCGAAAATGAAATCACAGGATAA
- a CDS encoding SRPBCC family protein, with amino-acid sequence MKSQDKELLITRIFHAPIDKVFDAWTDPEKLKRWYAPDGCTIDYKHIEVKEGGRFHYRITHPTHGSGWVIGKYLEIMRPEKLVYTIRLSNENGDLLPPDDLKSAGWPGEILIKVTFESLGNQTKAVIYEAVSEEEARKTGAYSGWIEMFDKLELQLQSIPNHNSASA; translated from the coding sequence ATGAAATCACAGGATAAGGAACTCTTAATCACACGCATATTCCATGCGCCCATCGATAAGGTTTTTGACGCATGGACCGACCCTGAAAAACTTAAACGCTGGTATGCGCCCGATGGCTGCACGATCGACTATAAGCATATCGAGGTTAAGGAAGGTGGACGCTTTCATTACCGCATCACTCATCCGACCCACGGCAGTGGATGGGTTATCGGCAAATATCTGGAAATAATGCGACCGGAGAAACTAGTATATACTATACGGCTTTCAAACGAAAACGGCGACCTACTACCACCAGATGATTTAAAATCAGCAGGTTGGCCGGGCGAGATATTGATCAAAGTAACATTCGAATCTCTCGGTAACCAGACAAAGGCAGTGATCTACGAAGCTGTATCGGAAGAGGAAGCCCGTAAAACCGGGGCGTATAGCGGCTGGATCGAAATGTTTGACAAACTGGAACTTCAACTACAAAGCATTCCAAACCATAATTCAGCATCAGCATGA
- a CDS encoding dihydrofolate reductase family protein encodes MSKIFFDSGISLDGYFAGDNRSPQNPMGGVSGKLHQWMFKQKAFWKHIKMEGGQEDGTDGTLIDDVFARTGSYIMGKRMFEEGEVAWAEDLYEADVYVLTREKREPWIQKGTTTFYFINDGIQSALEKARESAMGKDIRIQGGANTIQQFLNAGLIDEFFIHIAPVFLGSGIRLFDGIEDIYDMQIMEVIPSELTTHLRYKLTKK; translated from the coding sequence ATGAGCAAAATATTCTTTGACAGCGGGATTTCTCTGGACGGCTATTTCGCCGGTGACAACAGAAGTCCACAAAACCCGATGGGCGGCGTGTCGGGCAAACTTCATCAATGGATGTTCAAACAAAAGGCATTCTGGAAACACATCAAAATGGAAGGCGGCCAGGAGGATGGTACCGATGGGACATTGATCGACGATGTGTTTGCCCGGACAGGTTCGTACATTATGGGAAAGCGGATGTTCGAGGAAGGCGAAGTGGCCTGGGCGGAAGACCTGTACGAAGCCGACGTATATGTGCTTACGCGCGAAAAGCGCGAGCCCTGGATTCAGAAAGGGACTACAACCTTTTACTTTATAAATGACGGCATTCAAAGTGCGTTGGAAAAAGCACGGGAGTCAGCAATGGGAAAAGATATCAGGATACAGGGTGGCGCGAACACCATTCAACAATTTCTCAACGCTGGTCTCATCGACGAATTTTTCATTCACATTGCACCGGTCTTTCTGGGAAGTGGCATCCGGCTATTCGATGGAATTGAAGACATTTATGATATGCAGATCATGGAAGTGATACCGTCCGAACTTACCACGCATTTGAGGTACAAGCTGACAAAGAAATGA
- a CDS encoding alpha/beta fold hydrolase — MASITAKTLILTGDKDVATLEHTLKMHQLIEGSDLTIIPGGHGDYLGEITTLKAGSEPYRQVTILIERFLLA, encoded by the coding sequence TTGGCCAGCATCACAGCAAAAACATTGATCTTGACTGGTGACAAGGATGTCGCAACACTGGAACATACATTGAAGATGCATCAGCTGATTGAAGGCTCAGACCTAACGATCATTCCGGGCGGCCATGGCGATTACCTTGGTGAAATTACGACACTGAAAGCCGGCTCTGAACCATATCGCCAGGTTACTATATTAATAGAAAGATTTTTGCTGGCATAA
- a CDS encoding GrpB family protein: MKIALPVFKSTFHHIGSTAVPGLAAKDIIDIQVSVSCFDPQIETPHNVGNRMMTSL; this comes from the coding sequence ATGAAAATAGCACTGCCGGTTTTCAAATCCACATTTCATCATATAGGATCTACCGCTGTCCCGGGTCTTGCTGCAAAAGATATCATTGACATACAGGTGTCAGTAAGTTGCTTTGATCCACAAATCGAAACACCGCACAACGTAGGGAACAGAATGATGACAAGCCTCTAA
- a CDS encoding metallophosphoesterase family protein has product MRIALFSDIHANLPALDAFFKDVETRNIDAIYCLGDLVGYNIWPNEVIDEIRRRGIPTIAGNYDFGIGRSSDDCGCAYKTDNEKENGKVSIAYTNEIVKDEQRAYLRTLPAHIRLEFQLNEKPLSVLLVHGSPRRINEYLFEDRDEKSMLRIMEQAGADVMLFGHTHKPYHRILGSVQPDGTDHFRHAINIGSVGKPKDGDPRGGYVILHINADAYIASKESITVDFIRFEYDVETAAKAVEASILPNAYAESLRLGK; this is encoded by the coding sequence ATGAGAATTGCCCTTTTTTCAGACATTCATGCCAACCTTCCGGCTTTGGATGCGTTTTTTAAAGATGTTGAAACCAGAAACATTGATGCTATTTATTGCCTGGGCGATCTGGTCGGTTACAACATATGGCCTAATGAAGTTATTGACGAAATCAGAAGGCGCGGTATTCCTACCATTGCCGGTAACTACGACTTTGGCATCGGAAGGAGCAGCGACGATTGCGGCTGTGCTTATAAGACTGACAATGAAAAAGAAAACGGCAAAGTATCGATTGCTTATACGAACGAAATTGTCAAAGACGAGCAGCGCGCTTATTTAAGAACGTTGCCGGCACACATCCGTCTGGAATTTCAATTAAATGAGAAACCGTTATCAGTTCTTCTGGTGCATGGAAGCCCACGGCGGATCAATGAATACTTGTTTGAAGACCGCGATGAAAAAAGCATGCTGCGGATCATGGAGCAGGCAGGCGCTGATGTCATGCTTTTCGGCCATACCCACAAACCCTATCATAGGATCCTGGGATCAGTCCAGCCAGACGGCACAGACCATTTCCGGCATGCGATCAATATTGGTTCGGTTGGTAAGCCAAAAGATGGTGACCCAAGGGGTGGCTATGTAATCCTGCACATTAACGCGGATGCATACATAGCAAGTAAGGAAAGCATTACAGTAGATTTTATACGTTTTGAATACGATGTCGAAACAGCAGCCAAGGCTGTCGAAGCGAGCATCCTTCCCAATGCATATGCAGAATCATTACGTCTGGGAAAATGA
- a CDS encoding DUF6428 family protein yields the protein MSQLNPMIRGPLTRGPLTWGDFKNTLQRNPDLHLQFQYEEGKFVDSSYHITEIKQAPIVSVDCGGVMNSWTEVIVQLWEPSEKEVDRSMKVDKALKIVDLVEKSLPLNPNAIVKIEFGNSRFDTRQMYPGEFASDGEAFTVNLVPDFTQCKALTRNQSCGTPSAEPSCCAPTPVKQELELVTSDGDSCKPGSGCC from the coding sequence ATGAGCCAATTAAATCCGATGATCCGGGGGCCGCTGACCCGGGGGCCGCTGACCTGGGGTGATTTTAAAAATACCCTTCAACGAAATCCCGATCTGCACCTGCAATTCCAATATGAAGAAGGCAAGTTTGTAGACAGCTCTTACCACATTACCGAAATCAAGCAAGCACCCATCGTTTCGGTTGATTGCGGCGGGGTAATGAACAGCTGGACAGAAGTGATCGTGCAGCTATGGGAACCATCAGAAAAAGAAGTAGACCGTTCAATGAAAGTGGACAAAGCGCTGAAAATTGTCGACCTGGTTGAAAAGTCGCTTCCACTGAACCCTAATGCAATCGTTAAAATTGAGTTCGGCAATTCCAGGTTTGATACACGCCAGATGTACCCCGGAGAGTTTGCTTCCGATGGTGAAGCTTTCACTGTTAACCTGGTCCCGGACTTCACCCAATGCAAGGCACTTACCCGAAACCAAAGTTGCGGCACACCGTCAGCAGAACCATCCTGCTGCGCGCCCACGCCTGTCAAACAGGAACTTGAACTGGTCACCTCCGATGGTGACAGCTGCAAGCCTGGCTCTGGGTGCTGCTGA
- a CDS encoding ArsR/SmtB family transcription factor translates to MGVTKTEIFTEQQNRIADLAKAFSHPARVAILQLLISRKACVCGDLVDELELAQATVSQHLKELKRIGIIQGEINPPRVCYCINPVVWSESKQTFGSLLDTFAHTESCCN, encoded by the coding sequence ATGGGAGTAACTAAAACCGAAATATTCACCGAGCAGCAGAACCGTATCGCGGATCTGGCAAAGGCTTTTTCGCATCCGGCCAGGGTTGCGATCCTGCAATTGCTAATTTCCAGAAAAGCCTGCGTTTGCGGTGATTTGGTGGATGAGCTCGAACTTGCCCAGGCAACTGTTTCCCAGCATTTGAAGGAGCTTAAAAGAATCGGCATCATCCAGGGTGAAATCAATCCGCCGAGGGTATGCTATTGTATAAACCCGGTCGTGTGGTCAGAATCGAAGCAAACATTTGGTTCGTTGCTGGACACATTTGCCCATACTGAATCCTGCTGCAACTAG
- a CDS encoding xanthine dehydrogenase family protein molybdopterin-binding subunit — MDKDKTALNRRSFLKASILSGGGMMLTVSWLSSFKSADKTQALSLPEQWATLNGYIHILPDNKVKLICPNPEFGQNVMTSLPMMLAEELDVDWKNVSVEMGPHDPAKLGAQFTGGSNSVRMYWKPLREAGAAARQMLREAAGQTWNVPASEVTTKAGVLSHPSGKSAKYGDMASKAASVPVPKDLKLKAPKDFTIVSKSKKNVEIKKITSGQPLFGLDYSVDGMLIAMIQHPPAFGMKLKSFDAAETLKMPGIKDVFTLKLYADDFEQGGFDTRSFNELLVIVGSSTWEVISARKKLVANWEAAGDVKDTISGRGGKREVTVPGALESTTTQMQQMQEYAAKPAQELRRDGDPEAAFKNAAQVIERTYNGPFLAHNCMEPMNFFAHVTDEKALVAGPLQAPGWSEPTLAKLLNLPADKIEIQMTRMGGGFGRRAYGHYLYEAALISKKMKAPVKLMYTREDDMTYGIYRPMYTATYRAALDANKNLIAFHVKGGGIPEHPIHANRFPAGAIDNYLAEGWQIASNITIGAFRAPRSNFNAAAEQSFLDEVAEAAGKDPIAFRLELLKRAKEKPVGKNNEYDADRYAGVLELVRDKSNWGKAGNEKYNRGVAAYFCHNSYAAHVVDMITRDGQPYVERVFSAMDCGIVINPDAATNMVQGAVVDGIGNAFYGQLTHKDGAAQQSNFHNYRMIRMNEVPKSIQVHFVQNELDPTGLGEPPFPPVFGAVANALYKMKGKRYYNQPFKDETEKVI; from the coding sequence ATGGACAAAGATAAAACAGCCTTGAACAGACGCTCTTTTCTAAAAGCTTCAATCCTGTCTGGTGGCGGAATGATGCTTACCGTCAGCTGGTTATCCAGCTTCAAATCTGCTGACAAGACCCAGGCGCTGAGCTTGCCTGAGCAGTGGGCAACCCTGAATGGTTACATTCATATCTTACCAGATAACAAGGTGAAACTGATTTGTCCCAACCCTGAATTTGGGCAAAATGTAATGACTTCTCTGCCGATGATGCTGGCAGAAGAACTGGATGTGGATTGGAAAAACGTGAGCGTCGAGATGGGGCCGCACGATCCGGCCAAACTCGGGGCGCAATTTACAGGCGGAAGCAATTCTGTACGCATGTACTGGAAACCCTTGCGTGAGGCTGGGGCTGCTGCAAGGCAGATGCTGCGTGAAGCTGCCGGCCAAACCTGGAATGTGCCGGCCAGCGAAGTGACGACCAAGGCGGGTGTTTTGTCGCACCCGAGCGGGAAATCTGCCAAATATGGAGATATGGCCAGCAAAGCAGCCAGCGTGCCTGTGCCAAAAGATTTGAAGCTGAAAGCACCAAAGGATTTTACCATAGTCAGCAAGTCTAAGAAGAACGTAGAAATAAAGAAGATCACTTCCGGCCAGCCGCTTTTTGGGTTGGATTATAGTGTTGACGGAATGCTCATCGCCATGATCCAGCACCCGCCTGCTTTTGGAATGAAGCTAAAATCTTTCGATGCCGCCGAAACATTGAAAATGCCGGGTATTAAAGATGTTTTTACTCTTAAATTATATGCGGATGATTTTGAACAAGGCGGTTTTGATACGCGTAGCTTCAATGAGCTGCTGGTTATTGTCGGAAGTAGCACCTGGGAAGTGATCAGTGCACGTAAAAAGCTGGTTGCCAACTGGGAAGCGGCTGGTGATGTGAAAGACACAATAAGTGGAAGGGGTGGAAAAAGGGAAGTTACCGTTCCGGGAGCCCTCGAAAGTACAACTACGCAAATGCAGCAAATGCAGGAATATGCTGCCAAGCCGGCTCAGGAATTGAGACGAGATGGTGATCCGGAAGCTGCTTTCAAGAATGCAGCCCAGGTGATCGAGCGGACATACAACGGGCCCTTTTTAGCACATAATTGCATGGAGCCCATGAATTTCTTTGCCCATGTGACAGATGAAAAGGCGCTGGTAGCGGGGCCCTTGCAAGCCCCAGGTTGGTCTGAGCCTACACTTGCAAAGCTACTGAACCTGCCTGCCGACAAGATTGAGATACAAATGACGCGCATGGGCGGCGGCTTCGGTCGCCGGGCTTATGGCCATTATCTCTACGAAGCTGCGCTGATTTCCAAAAAAATGAAAGCACCGGTGAAGCTGATGTACACAAGGGAGGACGACATGACCTACGGCATTTACCGCCCGATGTACACAGCCACTTACCGCGCTGCTTTGGACGCTAATAAAAACCTGATCGCGTTTCACGTAAAAGGAGGTGGGATTCCGGAGCATCCAATCCATGCAAACCGTTTTCCGGCCGGGGCCATAGATAATTACCTTGCAGAAGGCTGGCAGATTGCCTCAAACATAACCATAGGCGCTTTCCGTGCGCCGCGTTCTAATTTCAACGCAGCCGCTGAGCAATCGTTTCTGGATGAAGTAGCAGAAGCCGCTGGCAAAGACCCGATCGCATTCAGGCTGGAACTTTTGAAAAGAGCCAAAGAAAAGCCTGTTGGGAAAAACAATGAATATGATGCCGATCGATACGCCGGTGTACTGGAATTGGTGCGTGATAAATCAAACTGGGGCAAGGCTGGCAATGAAAAATACAACCGTGGTGTGGCCGCTTATTTTTGTCATAATTCGTATGCGGCGCACGTGGTGGATATGATCACGCGAGATGGCCAGCCTTATGTCGAGCGCGTTTTCAGCGCAATGGATTGCGGGATTGTCATTAATCCCGATGCGGCCACTAACATGGTGCAAGGAGCGGTTGTGGATGGGATTGGCAATGCATTTTATGGCCAGTTAACCCATAAAGACGGTGCCGCCCAGCAAAGCAACTTTCATAATTACCGGATGATCCGGATGAACGAAGTGCCCAAAAGCATCCAAGTCCATTTCGTGCAAAACGAACTGGATCCGACCGGATTGGGCGAACCGCCATTCCCACCGGTTTTTGGGGCCGTGGCCAATGCGCTATATAAAATGAAAGGCAAACGTTATTATAATCAGCCTTTCAAAGACGAAACGGAAAAAGTTATATAA
- a CDS encoding (2Fe-2S)-binding protein: MAKITLNINKKDYPLEADPQMPLLWAIRDLAGLKGTKYGCGVAQCGACVVHLDGEAVRSCVTKVSRAAGKKVVTIEGLSETNSHPVQRAWQEIDVPQCGYCHSGQIMSAAVLLREKPNPTDQDIDDAMAGNICRCGTYLRIREAIHTAAELQKKTGTKG, encoded by the coding sequence ATGGCTAAAATCACATTAAATATCAACAAAAAGGATTACCCTTTGGAAGCTGATCCGCAAATGCCACTCTTGTGGGCGATCCGCGATCTGGCTGGTCTTAAAGGGACTAAGTATGGTTGCGGGGTCGCGCAGTGTGGGGCTTGCGTGGTGCATTTGGATGGAGAAGCGGTGCGTTCCTGTGTGACCAAGGTGAGTCGCGCGGCTGGGAAAAAGGTGGTAACGATCGAGGGGTTGTCTGAAACAAATTCGCACCCTGTCCAGAGAGCCTGGCAGGAAATTGACGTGCCGCAATGCGGTTATTGCCATTCCGGGCAGATTATGTCGGCTGCGGTGCTGCTGCGCGAAAAGCCTAACCCAACCGACCAGGATATTGATGATGCGATGGCGGGCAATATTTGCCGCTGCGGCACCTACCTGCGGATTCGCGAGGCGATCCACACGGCTGCCGAGTTGCAGAAAAAAACAGGTACGAAAGGTTAA
- a CDS encoding helix-turn-helix domain-containing protein, translated as MEDIIRFETVNQYNAFNQQETLHPLVTVIDLSTASPRKKTSQYMGCYGIFLKDVVCGDLRYGKEYYDYQEGTLVFMSPGQVFTVENDGELYQPKGHALVFHPDLLLGTSLNGKMQEFSFFGFQVNEALHLSQRERQIVMDCFGKIKYELEHAIDKHSRKLIVANLELFLDYCTRFYDRQFLTRDNIHRGILAKFESLLSSYFSSEKPQTIGLPSVSYCADELNLSAKYFGDLIKRETGQTAQEYIQMRVIEAAKERIFSSDKTVNEIAFELGFKYPQHFSRLFKQRIGQTPNEYRILNNLN; from the coding sequence ATGGAAGACATCATCCGTTTCGAAACTGTAAATCAATACAATGCATTTAACCAGCAGGAAACACTGCACCCGTTGGTAACTGTGATTGATTTGTCAACCGCAAGTCCCAGAAAAAAGACCAGCCAATACATGGGCTGCTACGGGATTTTCTTAAAAGATGTCGTCTGTGGTGATCTTCGTTATGGGAAAGAGTATTATGATTATCAGGAAGGCACGCTTGTCTTCATGTCTCCCGGACAGGTTTTCACCGTAGAAAATGATGGGGAGCTTTATCAACCCAAAGGCCACGCGCTCGTATTTCATCCCGATCTGCTTTTGGGAACTTCACTGAACGGGAAGATGCAGGAATTTTCGTTTTTTGGTTTTCAGGTCAATGAAGCCCTGCATTTGTCCCAGCGTGAAAGACAGATTGTGATGGATTGTTTTGGCAAGATCAAGTATGAGCTCGAACACGCCATTGACAAGCACAGCAGAAAACTCATAGTCGCGAACCTTGAATTGTTTCTGGATTATTGCACACGCTTTTACGACAGGCAGTTTCTTACCCGCGATAACATACACAGGGGAATCCTGGCAAAATTTGAGAGCCTTTTGAGCAGTTATTTCAGCTCAGAGAAACCTCAGACCATTGGCCTGCCGTCTGTCTCGTATTGTGCCGATGAGCTCAATTTATCAGCAAAATACTTTGGTGATCTAATTAAGAGAGAAACCGGCCAGACTGCGCAGGAATACATTCAAATGAGGGTGATTGAAGCCGCCAAAGAAAGGATATTTAGTAGCGACAAGACCGTTAACGAGATCGCCTTTGAACTGGGCTTTAAATATCCCCAGCATTTTAGCCGCCTGTTTAAACAAAGGATCGGGCAAACTCCCAACGAATACAGGATTTTAAACAATCTCAATTAA
- a CDS encoding DUF389 domain-containing protein codes for MIIEKLLRRFDISSEREDYIKIHDTVESGIEFKGTNLWILIFAIFIASVGLNVNSTAVIIGAMLVSPLMGPILGMGYSIATYDFSLFRKALVNYLFAIVAGLLTSAIYFYVTPIYQAHSELLARTQPNIYDVIIALVGGLAGIVAISSKNKGNVIPGVAIATALMPPLCTAGYGLATANWGFFFGAFYLLTINTVFIGTATLITVRLLQYPIRDYANEHQKTMANRWVSFLVLLTTIPSIYYGYLLVQKEHFIQNANNFITNESYIEGDFLLKHELDPAKKQIKLIYGGKLINDSEKKRLNSRKAIYGLASTTVIVQQGFSINDVSGDLTQSDRYQAEINQLKTELSRNIQRQDSIGALNKATGLLFNEIKPLFPDVRYCSAERQTFFTNGGKTSNYTVVVLGSANLRQTGRDFTKIKNWLQVRLKSDSIKLYVEKAVP; via the coding sequence ATGATCATTGAAAAGTTACTCAGAAGGTTTGATATTTCTTCTGAGCGGGAGGACTACATAAAGATTCACGATACGGTCGAGAGTGGCATTGAGTTTAAAGGAACAAACTTGTGGATCCTTATTTTTGCCATCTTCATTGCATCGGTTGGTTTAAATGTCAACTCGACCGCGGTAATCATTGGCGCCATGCTAGTGTCACCATTAATGGGGCCGATCCTTGGGATGGGATATAGCATTGCGACTTACGATTTTTCACTTTTCCGAAAAGCACTCGTTAATTATCTTTTTGCTATTGTTGCCGGCCTGCTTACGTCTGCCATATATTTTTATGTTACACCCATTTACCAGGCGCACTCTGAACTGCTGGCGAGGACGCAGCCTAACATTTATGATGTAATCATCGCACTGGTCGGAGGACTTGCCGGAATCGTGGCGATTTCCAGCAAAAATAAGGGCAATGTAATTCCTGGTGTTGCCATAGCAACCGCGCTGATGCCTCCGCTTTGTACGGCGGGTTACGGATTGGCAACGGCCAATTGGGGATTCTTCTTTGGCGCATTTTACCTGCTTACGATCAACACTGTATTTATAGGAACCGCAACGCTGATCACGGTAAGGCTGCTTCAATATCCCATCCGCGACTATGCCAACGAACATCAAAAGACCATGGCAAATCGCTGGGTCAGTTTTTTGGTGCTCTTAACGACCATTCCCAGCATTTACTATGGTTATTTATTGGTTCAAAAAGAGCATTTTATTCAGAATGCCAACAATTTTATAACCAATGAAAGCTATATTGAAGGTGATTTCCTTTTAAAGCACGAACTGGATCCAGCTAAAAAGCAGATCAAGCTTATTTATGGAGGGAAACTGATCAACGACTCTGAAAAGAAACGGTTAAACAGCCGAAAGGCAATTTACGGACTTGCAAGCACAACGGTGATCGTTCAGCAAGGGTTTTCTATTAATGATGTTTCCGGAGATCTAACTCAGAGCGACCGGTATCAGGCTGAGATAAATCAGTTAAAGACCGAGCTCAGCCGTAATATTCAAAGACAAGACAGCATTGGCGCACTTAATAAGGCTACCGGTCTTTTGTTCAATGAGATCAAACCCCTATTCCCCGACGTAAGATACTGCTCAGCTGAACGGCAAACGTTTTTTACAAATGGGGGTAAAACAAGCAATTATACAGTTGTTGTTTTGGGTTCTGCCAATCTGAGGCAGACTGGAAGGGACTTTACAAAAATAAAAAACTGGTTGCAGGTCAGGCTCAAGAGTGATTCAATCAAACTATATGTAGAAAAGGCAGTTCCGTAA